The following proteins are encoded in a genomic region of Brachypodium distachyon strain Bd21 chromosome 1, Brachypodium_distachyon_v3.0, whole genome shotgun sequence:
- the LOC100833332 gene encoding 1-aminocyclopropane-1-carboxylate synthase 1, with the protein MVSKVADEPQMLSKKAGCNSHGQDSSYFLGWEEYEKNPFDPVTNPTGIIQMGLAENQLSFDLVEDWLEKNPDALGLRREGASVLRELALFQDYHGLPAFKNALARFMSEQRGYKVAFAPSNIVLTAGATSANEALMFCLADQGDAFLIPTPYYPGFDRDLKWRTGAEIVPVHCTSGNGFRVTRAALDDAYRRAQKRRLRVKGVLITNPSNPLGTAVPRADLEMILDFVAAKGIHLVSDEIYSGTAFVPDSFVSVLEVLPSTRAMADRVHVVYSLSKDLGLPGFRVGAIYSSNPGVVSAATKMSSFGLMSSQTQHLLAALLGDKDFTRKYLAENKRRIRERRDQLVDGLKEIGIACLDSNAGLFCWVDMGHLMTQHGRSFEGEMALWKKVVFEVGLNISPGSSCHCREPGWFRVCFANMSAKTLDVAMQRLRAFVETTTNSKGGSALRRAPAAPARSMSCPLAMNMKWALRLTPVSADRKAER; encoded by the exons ATGGTGAGCaaggtcgccgacgagccgCAGATGCTGTCGAAGAAGGCCGGATGCAACAGCCACGGCCAGGACTCGTCCTACTTCCTGGGATGGGAGGAGTACGAGAAGAACCCCTTCGACCCCGTCACCAACCCCACTGGCATCATCCAGATGGGCCTCGCCGAGAACCAG CTGTCGTTCGACTTGGTGGAGGACTGGCTGGAGAAGAACCCGGACGCGCTCGGGCTCCGTCGGGAAGGCGCCTCCGTCTTACGCGAGCTCGCGCTCTTCCAGGACTACCACGGCCTCCCCGCCTTCAAGAAT GCATTGGCGAGGTTCATGTCGGAGCAGCGCGGGTACAAGGTGGCGTTCGCCCCCAGCAACATCGTGctcaccgccggcgccacctcggCTAACGAGGCGCTCATGTTCTGCCTTGCCGACCAGGGCGACGCCTTCCTCATCCCCACCCCGTACTACCCAGG GTTCGACCGGGACCTGAAGTGGCGCACCGGGGCCGAGATCGTGCCGGTGCACTGCACGAGCGGCAACGGGTTCCgcgtgacgcgcgcggcgctGGACGACGCGTACCGGCGCGCCCAGAAGCGGCGCCTGCGCGTCAAGGGCGTCCTCATCACCAACCCCTCAAACCCTCTGGGCACCGCCGTGCCACGCGCCGACCTCGAGATGATCCTCGACTTCGTCGCTGCCAAGGGCATCCACCTCGTCAGCGACGAGATCTACTCCGGCACGGCCTTCGTCCCCGACTCCTTCGTCAGCGTCCTCGAGGTCCTGCCCAGCAcgcgcgccatggccgaccGCGTGCACGTGGTGTATAGTTTGTCCAAGGACCTGGGCCTCCCGGGGTTCCGCGTGGGCGCCATCTACTCCTCCAACCCGGGCGTCGTCTCGGCGGCCACCAAGATGTCCAGCTTCGGGCTCATGTCCTCCCAGACGCAGCACCTCCTGGCCGCTCTCCTGGGCGACAAGGACTTCACCCGAAAGTACCTGGCCGAGAACAAGCGCCGGATCAGGGAGCGGCGGGACCAGCTTGTCGACGGGCTCAAGGAGATCGGCATTGCGTGCCTGGACAGCAACGCGGGGCTCTTCTGCTGGGTGGACATGGGCCACCTGATGACGCAGCACGGGCGGTCGTTCGAGGGGGAAATGGCGCTGTGGAAGAAGGTGGTGTTCGAGGTCGGGCTCAACATCTCCCCCGGGTCGTCGTGCCACTGCCGCGAGCCCGGGTGGTTCCGCGTCTGCTTCGCCAACATGTCCGCCAAGACGCTCGACGTCGCCATGCAGCGCCTCAGGGCCTTCGTCGAGACCACAACAAACAGCAAAGGAGGAAGTGCTCTGCGCCGCGCCCCCGCGGCTCCTGCCAGGAGCATGAGCTGCCCGCTGGCCATGAACATGAAGTGGGCGCTCCGGCTCACCCCGGTCTCCGCCGACCGGAAGGCCGAGCGGTAg